Proteins from one Chitinivorax sp. B genomic window:
- a CDS encoding RICIN domain-containing protein, with product MRTLPYKQVIVLAVGLALGNLAQAGELPNGRYIAVAVHSGKCVDVAGAGTGDSVNIQQATCNGNTAQVFDINDMGNGWYKLVNINSNKVMDVAGASTADGANIQQYSDNGTDAQRFAIRRFSGNEYVIVSKVSNKCVDVAEHGTQDGANIQQWSCAQSNNQRFRFIPLVNAGNAVPVGRYTLKAVHSELCLDVAGASKDAGANVQQWTCNSTAAQSFDLITKAGYYQLLNINSGKPVEVSGGATVNGANVQQGNVLNTDYQRFFLIDKGNGQYEVHSKHANKCLDVDKRSMVDGGNVIQWSCGNSQPNQKWALVADGSNGGPKPGWELVWADEFNGPNIDPSKWNFEVNGGGGGNNELQYYTDRNQNAFIQDGILVIQALRERYCSTDGCRDYTSARLNSDHKGDWLYGRFEARAKLPRGQGIWPAIWMLPTDWAYGGWPMSGEIDIMEAVNTDTAGGNNVYGSLHYGPAWPNNQHQTKGISPSSSVSRNFHTYAMEWDPREIRIYVNDTLYAKYTSWWTPNGAFPAPFDKRFHWVLNLAVGGNWPGSPDSNTVFPQRLELDWVRVYRKR from the coding sequence ATGAGGACACTACCTTACAAACAGGTCATTGTGCTGGCGGTCGGACTAGCACTGGGCAATCTGGCTCAAGCAGGTGAACTGCCAAATGGCCGATATATTGCAGTAGCGGTTCACAGTGGTAAGTGTGTTGATGTGGCAGGAGCTGGCACGGGTGATAGTGTCAACATTCAGCAAGCCACTTGCAATGGCAATACAGCTCAAGTGTTCGATATCAACGATATGGGCAATGGTTGGTACAAGTTGGTCAATATCAACAGCAACAAGGTGATGGATGTGGCCGGCGCGTCAACCGCCGATGGGGCCAATATTCAGCAATACAGCGACAATGGAACAGATGCACAGCGTTTTGCGATTCGCCGTTTTTCCGGCAATGAATATGTAATCGTTTCCAAAGTCAGCAACAAATGTGTGGACGTTGCCGAGCACGGCACACAGGATGGCGCCAATATTCAGCAATGGTCCTGCGCACAAAGCAACAATCAGCGCTTTCGCTTCATCCCGCTGGTCAATGCTGGTAATGCAGTACCAGTCGGCCGCTACACGCTCAAGGCCGTACACAGCGAATTGTGCCTGGATGTGGCGGGCGCCAGCAAAGATGCCGGTGCCAACGTACAACAATGGACATGCAACAGCACGGCTGCACAGTCATTTGACCTGATAACGAAGGCCGGCTATTACCAATTGCTGAATATCAACAGTGGCAAGCCGGTAGAAGTCAGTGGAGGTGCCACTGTAAATGGGGCCAACGTACAGCAAGGCAATGTCCTGAACACTGATTATCAACGCTTCTTCCTTATCGATAAGGGGAACGGGCAATATGAAGTTCACAGCAAACATGCCAACAAGTGCCTGGATGTCGACAAGCGCAGCATGGTCGATGGTGGCAATGTGATTCAATGGTCTTGCGGTAACAGTCAGCCCAATCAAAAGTGGGCCCTGGTCGCAGATGGCAGTAATGGCGGCCCGAAGCCCGGGTGGGAGTTGGTCTGGGCCGATGAATTCAATGGCCCCAATATTGACCCCAGCAAATGGAATTTTGAAGTGAACGGTGGCGGTGGCGGCAATAATGAGCTGCAGTACTACACCGACCGTAACCAAAATGCTTTCATTCAGGATGGCATATTGGTCATCCAGGCCCTACGTGAACGTTATTGCAGTACGGATGGTTGCCGTGACTACACTTCAGCCCGCCTGAACAGCGATCACAAGGGCGACTGGCTTTATGGTCGCTTTGAAGCCCGCGCCAAGTTGCCCCGCGGCCAAGGCATCTGGCCGGCAATCTGGATGCTACCAACTGACTGGGCATATGGCGGTTGGCCGATGAGCGGCGAAATCGATATCATGGAAGCCGTCAATACCGATACTGCCGGGGGTAACAATGTCTACGGTTCCCTGCACTACGGCCCTGCCTGGCCGAACAACCAGCATCAGACCAAAGGCATTTCGCCGTCATCCAGCGTCTCCCGCAACTTCCATACCTATGCAATGGAGTGGGATCCGAGAGAAATCCGCATCTATGTCAACGACACCCTTTACGCCAAGTACACCAGCTGGTGGACACCAAATGGTGCATTCCCAGCCCCATTTGACAAGCGCTTCCATTGGGTATTGAATCTGGCGGTGGGGGGCAACTGGCCAGGCAGCCCGGACAGCAATACCGTCTTCCCACAACGGCTGGAGCTGGATTGGGTACGCGTCTACCGGAAGCGTTGA
- the tdh gene encoding L-threonine 3-dehydrogenase: MKALAKLERAPGLTMTRVKKPEIGHNDLLIKIRKTAICGTDIHIWNWDEWAQATIPVPMHVGHEYVGEVVDMGVEVRGFATGDRVSGEGHITCGYCRNCRAGRRHLCRNTVGVGVNREGAFAEYLVIPAFNAFKIPDDIPDEIASILDPFGNATHTALSFNLVGEDVLITGAGPIGIMAVAIARHVGARHVVITDVNDYRLELARKMGATRAVNVSRESLKDVMRDLHMTEGFDVGMEMSGNPAAFRDLLESMNHGGKVALLGIPPKNTSIDWNQVIFKGLEIKGIYGREMFETWYKMAAMLQSGLDISPIITHRFSVDQYETGFLAMLSGQSGKVILDWTGA, from the coding sequence ATGAAAGCACTCGCCAAACTTGAACGCGCCCCTGGCTTGACCATGACTCGTGTCAAGAAACCGGAGATCGGGCATAACGACCTGCTGATCAAAATCCGCAAGACGGCTATTTGCGGTACGGATATCCATATCTGGAACTGGGATGAATGGGCGCAGGCCACCATTCCTGTCCCCATGCATGTTGGCCATGAATATGTCGGTGAAGTGGTGGACATGGGTGTTGAAGTACGTGGCTTTGCAACGGGTGATCGTGTCAGTGGTGAGGGGCATATCACCTGTGGCTATTGCCGCAACTGCCGGGCTGGGCGCCGCCATTTGTGCCGCAATACGGTGGGTGTAGGGGTGAATCGTGAAGGTGCATTTGCGGAATACCTGGTTATCCCTGCCTTCAATGCGTTCAAGATTCCTGATGACATTCCAGATGAAATCGCCTCAATTCTTGATCCGTTCGGCAATGCGACTCATACGGCCCTGAGCTTCAATCTGGTAGGGGAGGACGTCCTGATTACCGGTGCTGGCCCGATTGGTATCATGGCTGTGGCCATTGCTCGCCATGTTGGCGCCCGCCATGTGGTGATTACCGATGTCAATGATTACCGACTGGAACTTGCCCGCAAGATGGGGGCAACCCGCGCCGTCAATGTGTCACGTGAGAGTCTGAAAGACGTCATGCGTGATCTGCACATGACGGAAGGTTTCGATGTTGGTATGGAAATGTCCGGGAACCCGGCAGCATTCCGTGATCTGCTGGAAAGTATGAATCACGGCGGCAAGGTTGCCCTGCTGGGAATTCCGCCGAAAAATACATCCATTGATTGGAACCAGGTCATTTTCAAAGGGCTGGAAATCAAAGGCATTTACGGCCGCGAGATGTTTGAAACCTGGTACAAGATGGCAGCAATGCTGCAATCGGGTTTGGACATCAGTCCGATCATTACACATCGTTTCTCTGTAGACCAGTATGAGACCGGTTTCCTGGCCATGTTGTCCGGGCAATCCGGGAAGGTCATTCTGGATTGGACTGGGGCCTGA
- a CDS encoding NirD/YgiW/YdeI family stress tolerance protein — MPVPRYGLIVLLAANALTLSANSMAEYIGPAAQVVATSVKAILANPVDDQQVVARGHILRQVSKDKYIFSDGTAEIRVDIDAKYFPAEKISDKTIVEIRGEVEKDFLESPEIDVHAVTVVR, encoded by the coding sequence ATGCCCGTACCACGATATGGCTTGATTGTGCTGCTGGCCGCTAATGCACTTACCTTGTCAGCTAACAGCATGGCGGAATATATTGGCCCGGCTGCGCAAGTGGTCGCCACATCCGTCAAAGCGATTCTTGCGAACCCCGTGGATGATCAACAAGTGGTTGCTCGCGGTCATATTCTGCGGCAAGTGTCGAAAGACAAATACATTTTTTCGGATGGTACGGCTGAGATCCGGGTGGATATTGATGCCAAGTATTTCCCGGCCGAGAAGATCAGTGACAAGACGATTGTTGAGATTCGTGGCGAAGTGGAAAAAGATTTTCTGGAATCCCCTGAAATCGATGTTCATGCCGTGACGGTAGTTCGTTGA
- a CDS encoding efflux RND transporter permease subunit: MTLSDLSIKRPVLATVMSLAIILVGIMSFLRLSVREYPNIDTPIVSVRTVYKGASPQVIESQVTQPLEDSLSGIEGIRTIKSVSREEVSQITVEFIGNRDVDSAANDVRDRVARVKGRLPEAADDSVVAKIEADAQAIIWIGLSSDLHSSIDLSDYADRTLADQIKTLPGVASVIIGGERRRAMRLWLDRDKLAANGLTVQDVENALRKQNVEIPSGRIESQQREFTVLAETDLQTPQQFTDMVISEANGYPLRLGGIGRAEVGAQDERNTIRYKGQPAIGMGVVKQSTANTLAVAQAVKNLLPTMRANLPQGMRLQVTFDSSIFIERSIDAVYHAMLEALILVILVVFLFLRSFRATLIPFVTIPVSLIGAFIFLQLFGFTINVLTLLGIVLAIGLVVDDAIVVLENIHRHIEAGMPPIQAAFRGSREIAFAVIAMTVTLAAVFTPLAFMQGNTGKLFGEFALTVAAAVLVSGFIALTLTPMMCSRLLKHEARHGAIYNAIEQVLVRLHDGYRTMLAASLRQRWVTAYLFAGCLGGAGWLYLQLPSELSPTEDRGFFITVVVAPDGASFDYTDRYTRQLEGILAGIPEAQGYFTIVAPGLERPNPVNSALGFVQLKPWDQRQAKQQDITKALGGQLFGGLPGVLAFAINPPSLGQSFRNPAVQFVLTGNSYEALEKNVDKLMSKLRQYPGIANPDTDLKLNKPQLAVTVDRDKAASIGVEVESIGRTMESLLGGRQVTRFKFEGKQYDVIVQMDADSRARPDDLAAIYVRNAGGQLIQLSNLVTVSETVAPKELNHFNRQRAAIISANVSPGYTLGQVLDELDKITKTELGDNTQTALDGQSREFRESGGAMMLTFVLALAFIYLVLSAQFESFISPLVIMLTVPLAMAGALLALRLTNGSLNVYSQIGLVMLVGLITKHGILIVEFANQLRDQGRDKFDAVTEAATLRLRPILMTTGAMVLGSLPLAMATGAGAEARQPIGWVIMGGLMFGTLLTLFVIPTAYTLLVGKHKPQVMPIMEPTS; encoded by the coding sequence ATGACCCTGTCCGATCTCTCCATCAAACGCCCAGTACTGGCTACGGTGATGAGCCTGGCCATTATCCTGGTCGGCATCATGTCTTTCTTGCGTTTATCAGTACGTGAGTACCCCAACATCGATACACCAATCGTATCCGTCCGTACCGTATATAAAGGGGCCAGTCCGCAAGTCATTGAATCACAGGTTACCCAGCCACTGGAAGACTCGTTGTCAGGCATCGAGGGCATCAGGACCATCAAATCAGTCAGCCGAGAGGAGGTCAGCCAGATCACTGTCGAATTCATTGGTAATCGTGACGTTGACTCTGCAGCCAATGACGTGCGTGATCGGGTTGCCCGCGTCAAAGGCCGCCTGCCCGAAGCAGCCGATGATTCAGTTGTTGCCAAGATTGAAGCAGATGCCCAGGCTATCATCTGGATCGGTCTATCCAGCGATCTACATTCTTCGATTGATTTGTCGGATTATGCGGACCGCACCTTGGCCGATCAGATCAAAACCCTGCCAGGGGTAGCTTCCGTGATCATTGGTGGCGAGCGTCGACGCGCCATGCGTTTATGGCTGGACCGTGACAAGCTGGCGGCCAACGGACTGACCGTACAGGATGTCGAAAATGCACTGCGTAAACAGAACGTTGAAATCCCATCCGGCCGCATTGAAAGCCAGCAACGTGAGTTCACAGTATTGGCCGAAACCGACTTGCAAACACCCCAACAGTTTACCGACATGGTCATCAGCGAAGCGAATGGCTACCCATTGCGCCTAGGAGGCATCGGCCGTGCCGAAGTGGGTGCACAGGATGAGCGCAATACCATTCGTTACAAGGGCCAGCCCGCCATCGGCATGGGGGTGGTCAAGCAATCAACTGCCAATACGCTGGCCGTGGCCCAGGCCGTAAAGAATCTGTTGCCCACCATGCGTGCAAATCTCCCTCAGGGAATGCGACTGCAAGTCACCTTTGATAGCTCAATTTTCATCGAGAGATCGATTGATGCGGTCTATCACGCCATGCTGGAAGCACTGATCCTGGTGATTCTGGTGGTATTCCTATTCCTGCGAAGCTTCCGCGCAACCTTGATTCCGTTTGTGACCATCCCGGTGTCACTGATTGGCGCATTCATTTTTCTGCAGCTATTCGGTTTCACCATCAATGTGCTGACCTTGCTAGGCATTGTGCTGGCCATTGGCCTGGTGGTGGATGACGCCATCGTCGTGCTCGAGAATATTCACCGCCATATCGAAGCAGGCATGCCCCCCATCCAGGCCGCATTTCGCGGCAGCCGCGAGATTGCCTTTGCGGTCATCGCCATGACCGTTACGCTGGCAGCAGTCTTTACACCACTGGCCTTCATGCAAGGCAATACTGGCAAGCTGTTTGGCGAATTTGCACTGACTGTTGCTGCCGCGGTACTGGTATCCGGCTTTATTGCCCTGACACTGACACCCATGATGTGCTCGCGCCTGCTGAAACATGAGGCACGACATGGTGCCATCTATAATGCCATCGAACAGGTCCTGGTCAGGTTGCATGATGGCTATCGCACCATGCTGGCCGCCAGCCTGCGTCAACGCTGGGTCACGGCATATTTGTTTGCAGGTTGCTTGGGCGGCGCCGGCTGGCTGTATCTGCAACTGCCATCTGAGCTTTCTCCCACCGAAGATCGAGGTTTTTTCATTACTGTCGTTGTTGCGCCTGATGGGGCCAGCTTCGACTATACCGATCGTTACACGAGGCAGTTGGAAGGCATTCTTGCCGGCATCCCGGAGGCACAAGGTTATTTTACTATCGTCGCCCCTGGCCTGGAGCGGCCCAATCCAGTCAATTCGGCTTTGGGGTTTGTTCAGCTGAAACCATGGGATCAACGCCAAGCCAAGCAACAGGACATCACCAAAGCCCTGGGAGGTCAGTTGTTTGGTGGCCTTCCTGGCGTATTGGCTTTTGCCATCAACCCACCATCCTTAGGACAAAGTTTCCGCAATCCGGCCGTACAATTTGTCCTGACCGGCAACAGCTATGAAGCACTAGAGAAGAATGTCGACAAGCTGATGAGCAAACTTCGCCAGTACCCTGGCATTGCCAACCCGGATACCGATTTGAAGCTGAACAAACCGCAGTTAGCCGTGACAGTTGACCGTGACAAAGCGGCCAGCATCGGGGTGGAGGTGGAATCGATCGGCCGCACCATGGAAAGCCTTTTGGGCGGCCGCCAAGTGACACGCTTCAAATTTGAGGGCAAGCAATATGACGTGATTGTACAGATGGACGCCGACAGTCGCGCCCGGCCGGATGACCTGGCTGCCATCTATGTCCGTAATGCCGGCGGACAACTAATACAATTATCCAACTTGGTCACGGTCAGCGAAACAGTCGCACCCAAGGAGTTGAACCACTTCAATCGGCAACGTGCCGCCATCATCTCTGCCAATGTGTCCCCCGGTTATACACTTGGACAAGTGCTGGATGAGCTGGACAAGATTACCAAGACTGAATTGGGCGATAACACCCAAACAGCACTGGATGGTCAATCGCGCGAGTTTCGCGAATCCGGTGGTGCAATGATGCTGACCTTTGTACTGGCACTGGCCTTTATCTATTTGGTGCTGTCCGCCCAATTTGAAAGCTTCATCAGCCCCCTGGTAATCATGCTGACCGTACCACTGGCCATGGCAGGCGCCTTGCTGGCATTGCGATTAACAAATGGGTCGCTGAATGTGTACAGCCAGATCGGTCTGGTGATGCTGGTGGGATTGATTACCAAGCATGGCATCCTGATTGTGGAATTTGCCAATCAGTTACGAGACCAGGGACGAGACAAGTTCGATGCCGTGACGGAAGCAGCCACGCTACGTCTGCGGCCGATTCTGATGACAACCGGTGCCATGGTATTGGGCTCTCTACCGCTGGCCATGGCCACTGGGGCCGGGGCGGAGGCACGGCAACCCATTGGCTGGGTGATTATGGGTGGCTTGATGTTTGGCACCTTACTGACTTTGTTCGTCATCCCCACCGCTTACACATTGCTGGTCGGGAAACACAAGCCACAAGTCATGCCCATCATGGAACCAACCTCTTGA
- a CDS encoding YchE family NAAT transporter, with product MEFLKAFISLLVLINPVGAIPLFISLTHAQSKIEKKRTIRVAAIAVALVIITSAFIGEFVIKLFGISMASFRTGGGILLLLLAISMLNAQLAPARQTPEETDEAEHKHSIGVVPLAIPLLTGPGAISTVIIYTDRIRHWWEYSYMIGAGVVIGLITFAALNLADPISRLVGRTGINISTRLMGLLLSAVGIEFICAGLVELLPGLAK from the coding sequence ATGGAATTCCTCAAAGCTTTTATCTCGCTACTGGTGCTGATCAATCCCGTGGGAGCCATCCCGCTGTTCATCAGCCTGACACACGCCCAATCCAAGATTGAAAAGAAGCGTACCATCCGCGTGGCTGCCATTGCTGTGGCCTTGGTCATCATCACTTCTGCCTTCATTGGCGAATTCGTGATCAAGCTGTTCGGTATCAGCATGGCAAGCTTCCGTACCGGCGGCGGTATTTTGTTGCTGTTGCTGGCCATTTCAATGCTGAATGCACAACTGGCCCCAGCCAGGCAGACTCCGGAAGAAACCGATGAGGCTGAGCACAAGCACAGCATTGGTGTGGTACCGTTAGCTATTCCATTACTGACCGGGCCAGGTGCAATCAGTACGGTGATCATTTACACCGACCGCATCCGCCATTGGTGGGAATACAGTTATATGATTGGCGCCGGTGTCGTCATTGGCCTGATCACCTTTGCTGCGCTGAACCTTGCCGACCCGATCAGTCGCCTGGTCGGTCGCACTGGCATCAATATATCGACCCGACTGATGGGCTTGTTACTGTCAGCGGTTGGCATCGAATTCATCTGCGCCGGGCTGGTAGAACTGCTACCCGGCCTGGCCAAATAA
- the yedA gene encoding drug/metabolite exporter YedA produces MSAPSRAGLAMALISTWLIWGSTYLAIRFVVFDIPPFMAAAIRFWLAGGVLFIWLKWRGVAIPSRIQLRNAAIIGTMMLAGGNGAITYAEQEISSAVAALGVAIVPLLTVIVARFWGHHASKAEWIGIGIGMTGIITLNFGADLSASPTGAGLILFATSIWAVATVWSKYLDMPSGTMSSAIQMMAAGAVLTLMSLLHGERLTQMPSGTSIAALLYLTIAGSMIAYSAFSYLILHVRPALASSYAYVNPLVAVFLGWWIGNEHIGFHELAAMGAILIAVAMVVFQQVKNKA; encoded by the coding sequence GTGTCCGCACCTTCCCGCGCCGGCCTGGCTATGGCCCTCATTTCAACCTGGCTGATCTGGGGATCGACTTATCTGGCGATCCGTTTTGTCGTTTTCGATATTCCGCCGTTCATGGCAGCCGCAATCCGATTCTGGCTGGCTGGCGGGGTATTGTTTATATGGTTGAAATGGCGTGGCGTGGCGATACCATCGAGAATTCAACTGCGCAACGCCGCCATCATCGGCACCATGATGCTGGCTGGCGGTAATGGCGCGATCACCTATGCCGAACAGGAAATCTCATCCGCCGTGGCTGCACTGGGTGTGGCGATTGTTCCGTTGCTGACCGTCATTGTCGCCCGATTTTGGGGACACCACGCCAGCAAAGCCGAATGGATTGGCATCGGAATTGGCATGACTGGCATCATCACGCTCAACTTCGGTGCAGACCTAAGCGCCAGCCCAACGGGGGCCGGTTTGATTCTGTTCGCGACCAGCATCTGGGCGGTTGCAACAGTCTGGAGCAAATACCTGGACATGCCATCCGGCACGATGTCGAGTGCGATTCAAATGATGGCTGCTGGCGCGGTGCTGACGTTGATGAGCTTGCTACATGGCGAGCGACTCACCCAGATGCCATCGGGCACATCGATCGCCGCCCTGCTCTACCTGACCATTGCTGGTTCGATGATTGCCTATAGCGCATTCTCTTACCTGATTTTGCATGTACGGCCGGCCTTGGCCTCCAGCTATGCCTACGTGAATCCACTGGTGGCTGTGTTTCTGGGGTGGTGGATCGGTAACGAACATATCGGATTTCATGAGTTGGCTGCAATGGGGGCGATTCTGATCGCGGTCGCCATGGTGGTCTTCCAACAGGTCAAAAACAAGGCGTAG
- the nusB gene encoding transcription antitermination factor NusB: MKSARRKAREFAVQGLYQWQLTNDPATMIEKNLAENQAFAKCDLNLFRTVLFGAISHVDTLRSAMAPYLERNWDDVSPVERGVLLVAGYELVHMPDTPFPVIINEAIELSKTFGGNEGHKFINGVLDKFVEQVRAVEAQNVRSQRHSRKN; encoded by the coding sequence ATGAAAAGCGCACGTCGCAAGGCACGTGAATTCGCCGTGCAGGGCCTGTATCAATGGCAGCTGACCAATGACCCTGCCACGATGATCGAAAAAAATCTGGCGGAAAACCAAGCGTTTGCCAAATGTGATCTGAATCTGTTCCGCACGGTATTGTTTGGTGCCATTTCGCATGTCGATACGCTGCGTTCAGCCATGGCGCCTTACCTGGAGCGTAACTGGGATGATGTGAGCCCGGTTGAGCGAGGCGTGTTGCTGGTGGCGGGTTATGAGTTGGTACACATGCCGGATACTCCTTTCCCGGTCATCATCAATGAAGCCATTGAGCTCTCGAAAACCTTTGGCGGCAATGAAGGCCATAAATTCATCAATGGTGTGCTCGACAAATTCGTGGAGCAGGTGCGCGCGGTGGAGGCACAGAATGTACGTAGTCAACGCCACAGCCGCAAGAACTGA
- a CDS encoding glycine C-acetyltransferase — MPANLLDHLREQIDTLHHEGYYKPERIIASHQRPDIRLQDGKPVLNFCANNYLGLADDRRLIEAAKQGVEHYGYGVASVRFICGTQTVHKELEQAISRFLGTDDTILYSSCFDANGGVFETLLGEEDAVISDELNHASIIDGIRLCKAKRFRYHNNDMVDLEAQLQAADAAGSRFKLIVTDGVFSMDGIIADLKSICALADKYGALVMVDDSHAVGFIGENGRGTPELCGVADRVDIYTGTLGKALGGASGGYVAARAPIVEWLRQRSRPYLFSNSLAPVITAASLEVLRILESDGARLRARLQENAQHFRREMGKLGFNLVPGQHPIVPVMLGEAKLAGDMAAKLLAEGVYVIGFSFPVVPKGKARIRTQMCAAHTPEQIDQAVAAFAKVGRELGVIN, encoded by the coding sequence ATGCCAGCTAATCTGCTCGACCACCTCCGCGAGCAAATCGATACCCTGCACCACGAAGGCTATTACAAGCCGGAGCGCATCATTGCTAGCCACCAGCGTCCAGATATCCGGCTTCAAGATGGCAAGCCAGTTCTCAATTTCTGCGCCAACAACTATCTTGGTCTGGCAGACGATCGACGTCTGATCGAAGCGGCCAAACAAGGGGTGGAACATTACGGATATGGTGTGGCTTCGGTAAGGTTCATTTGCGGTACGCAAACCGTGCATAAAGAACTGGAACAGGCTATCAGCCGTTTTCTGGGAACGGATGACACCATTTTGTATTCCAGTTGCTTCGATGCCAATGGCGGCGTATTTGAAACATTGCTGGGTGAAGAGGATGCCGTGATTTCGGATGAACTGAATCACGCCAGCATCATTGATGGTATCCGTCTGTGCAAGGCCAAGCGGTTCCGTTATCACAACAATGACATGGTCGATCTGGAAGCCCAGTTGCAAGCGGCCGACGCAGCTGGTAGCCGTTTCAAGCTGATTGTGACCGATGGCGTGTTCTCGATGGATGGCATCATCGCCGATCTTAAGTCCATCTGCGCCCTGGCTGACAAGTATGGCGCGCTGGTGATGGTGGACGACAGTCATGCAGTCGGTTTTATCGGTGAGAATGGCCGTGGTACACCGGAATTGTGTGGCGTGGCGGATCGAGTCGATATTTATACCGGCACACTTGGCAAGGCACTGGGTGGTGCATCTGGCGGTTATGTGGCGGCGCGTGCGCCGATTGTTGAGTGGTTGAGACAACGTTCCCGACCCTATCTGTTCTCCAATTCATTGGCCCCAGTCATCACGGCGGCCAGCCTTGAAGTATTGCGAATTCTGGAAAGCGATGGTGCTCGCTTGCGCGCACGTTTGCAGGAAAATGCCCAGCACTTCCGACGTGAAATGGGCAAGTTGGGCTTCAATCTGGTGCCCGGTCAGCATCCGATTGTTCCTGTGATGTTGGGTGAAGCAAAATTGGCAGGTGATATGGCTGCAAAGCTATTGGCGGAGGGTGTTTATGTGATCGGCTTTTCGTTCCCGGTCGTCCCCAAAGGCAAAGCCCGTATCCGGACTCAAATGTGCGCAGCTCATACTCCGGAACAGATCGACCAGGCTGTGGCCGCTTTTGCCAAGGTAGGGCGTGAACTGGGTGTGATCAATTAA
- the ribH gene encoding 6,7-dimethyl-8-ribityllumazine synthase, producing MARYDNILEIEPNRNGEGLRIGIVMCRFNTDVCEGLLAACTAELLRLGVASQDILIATIPGALEAPLTLKTMAQSGKFDGLVALGAVIRGETYHFEVVSNESAAGISDVGLETDVPIANAILTTENDDQALVRMQEKGTDAAQVVVEMINLLKRLSR from the coding sequence ATGGCCCGCTACGACAATATTCTGGAAATCGAGCCGAACCGTAACGGTGAAGGCTTGCGCATTGGCATTGTGATGTGCCGTTTCAATACTGATGTCTGCGAAGGCTTGCTTGCCGCCTGCACCGCCGAACTGCTGCGTTTGGGTGTTGCATCACAAGACATTCTGATTGCCACTATTCCTGGTGCGCTGGAAGCGCCGCTGACACTGAAAACCATGGCCCAGAGCGGCAAGTTTGATGGTTTGGTGGCGTTGGGAGCTGTCATTCGCGGCGAAACGTATCATTTCGAAGTGGTCTCCAATGAATCTGCTGCTGGCATCAGTGACGTTGGTCTGGAAACGGACGTGCCCATCGCCAACGCGATCCTGACCACGGAAAACGATGATCAGGCGCTGGTGCGCATGCAGGAAAAAGGTACCGACGCGGCACAGGTCGTTGTTGAAATGATCAATCTGTTGAAAAGGCTGAGTAGATAA
- the prmB gene encoding 50S ribosomal protein L3 N(5)-glutamine methyltransferase, with protein sequence MFETATPHLHSIRDLIRFAVSRFNEAQLHFGHGTDNAYDEAVYLILHSLNLPLERLEPFLDARLLPEEVSKVLAVLRRRVEERKPSAYLTNEAWLGDYRFYVDERVIVPRSFIAELLRQHLVPWVEYPELIHSGLDLCTGSGCLAIMMADAFPDAEIDAVDLSPDALAVAARNVEAYQLGYRVNLLQSDMFASVQSRHYDLIVSNPPYVDAESVATLPREYLQEPELALGSGDDGLDATRVILEEAPTLLNPHGILVVEIGHNRDILEEEFPDLPFTWLETSGGDGFVFLLRKEDFNRV encoded by the coding sequence ATGTTCGAAACCGCTACACCGCACCTGCATTCCATTCGCGATCTGATCCGCTTTGCTGTCAGCCGCTTCAACGAAGCACAACTCCACTTTGGCCATGGTACCGATAATGCCTATGATGAAGCGGTCTATCTGATTCTGCATAGCCTGAACCTGCCGCTAGAACGCTTGGAACCGTTTCTGGACGCCCGCCTGTTACCCGAAGAAGTCTCCAAAGTGTTGGCGGTATTGCGTCGCCGAGTAGAAGAACGCAAACCATCCGCCTACCTGACCAATGAAGCGTGGTTGGGAGATTACCGTTTTTATGTGGATGAACGAGTGATCGTACCGCGCTCGTTCATTGCAGAACTGTTGCGACAACACCTGGTACCCTGGGTTGAATATCCGGAACTGATCCATAGCGGGCTGGATCTGTGCACCGGCTCCGGTTGCTTGGCCATCATGATGGCCGATGCTTTCCCTGATGCGGAAATCGATGCCGTCGACCTGTCACCAGATGCGCTCGCTGTGGCTGCACGCAACGTCGAAGCCTACCAACTTGGCTATCGGGTCAACTTGCTCCAATCAGACATGTTTGCCAGTGTCCAATCACGCCACTACGACCTGATCGTCAGTAATCCGCCTTACGTGGATGCCGAGTCGGTCGCTACATTACCCAGAGAATACCTGCAAGAACCAGAACTTGCACTCGGATCAGGTGACGACGGCCTAGATGCAACCCGCGTGATCCTGGAAGAAGCCCCCACCCTGCTCAACCCGCACGGCATTCTGGTTGTCGAGATTGGCCATAATCGCGACATACTGGAGGAAGAGTTTCCCGACCTACCTTTTACCTGGTTGGAAACCAGTGGGGGTGATGGCTTCGTATTCCTGTTACGCAAAGAAGACTTCAACCGCGTCTGA